Below is a genomic region from Dehalobacter sp..
CTGTATATTGAACTGCTTTTCGCGGCGCACCTTGTTCTCCAGTACGGCGATTTCCTTTTGCAGCTTCTGCCGCCGTTCATCGCGGGCGACCGCATCTTTCAAACCGCCTCCGGTTTTGTCCTCCAGCCTTTCCCCAGCAATCTGCCGGATAAAGCCTTCATATACGGCATCCGTGCTGAGTCCGTCTATCCGCAGCGATATCTCATTAACAGGCTGCCATTCGGTGTTATAATAAGTCCCCGGTTTGAAAGCCGCGGTACCGCCCTGGCTTTGTTCCTTATAGCCGATCCATGCCTGCATTTGCTCCTCATACACAAGCAGAAAGAGGATGTGATAGGGGATTTCCCTGTCAATCAGCTGCAGCACCCGCTTGTCAAGGCCGGGCTGGTTCAGGCGTATTTCTATGACCTCAATTTCCGCGACTGTTTCCCCTGCGGCAATATTCACCGTGGACGGCGCAATTTTGTTTCTCCAGTAAATCGCATTGATCTGTTCCACAAATACCCGCTTAAGCTCCGCAGTAACGGACAGGTTTTCATAGAACTTCTGTTTCGGTATTCGCCGGTTGAATACCGTACTTCCTGGTAAATCAAGCATACATGACACCTCCGGTCAGCGTATTACAAGAAAGCATATCAGCTCGAAATCATCCAGTCCCGTAATAGTTGTGTTCAGAGCTGAGGTACCCCCGCTTTTGAACAGGCTGTCTATATCGCTTTCTTCCTTTACGTCAATAATGGAGTTGATAGCATCGCTCAACAACTCGGAAAGACGGCGCATATCCCTGCCGTCCCTGGTTTCCTGATTGAATGCACGGCACAGGTCCGCCAGTGGTTTCGTCTTTCCCTTACAAAGATATCTCATCTTATCCAGCATTTCTTTTGGGGACAGATGGTCGCAGACGACTTCGCCGTCATCCGCAATATACACCATATAGAACGGGTGAAGCCGGTTCCGGTTGTCGATGTTCACGCCGCCGTTGATGTTTTTCAGCACAAATATCACGCCGGGCGGCGCATCGTCCTTCGCGGGAACAACCGCATGGAGACCGAGAGGGATCTTGTCCAAATCACCGTTATTCTTGATGTAGTCAAGCAGGTCAAGACGGAATTCATTCAATCCCAAGTCCATAATGGAAATGCCGCTGGACATATCCTCGATATCGACGACCTCCTCCTGCAGGCGCTTGAGCTGTGCTTTGCGGTATTCGAGATCGCCTTTTTCCTCCGAGTTGATAAGGTCGTCGTCTCCGGTGGAGGTCATGACGGATATCTTCATTCGGGTTTCTACACGGCTTTTCAGGTTTATGTAATCGTCAAGCGTCAAATCCGGCCAGAAGTTCACCAGCTGTATCCGCGCATTCCGGCT
It encodes:
- a CDS encoding DUF4391 domain-containing protein produces the protein MLDLPGSTVFNRRIPKQKFYENLSVTAELKRVFVEQINAIYWRNKIAPSTVNIAAGETVAEIEVIEIRLNQPGLDKRVLQLIDREIPYHILFLLVYEEQMQAWIGYKEQSQGGTAAFKPGTYYNTEWQPVNEISLRIDGLSTDAVYEGFIRQIAGERLEDKTGGGLKDAVARDERRQKLQKEIAVLENKVRREKQFNIQVALNGELKRLRKELEGLK